A DNA window from Candidatus Baltobacteraceae bacterium contains the following coding sequences:
- a CDS encoding metalloregulator ArsR/SmtB family transcription factor, with translation MNATATLDSVFSALGDPTRRRIVERLARGRQTISEVSTGFAMSQPAISKHVKILEQSGLIAREVTGRVHHLRLTPKAMETASSWIETQRKFWNAALDRLDAYLQESAEKEENQ, from the coding sequence ATGAACGCGACAGCCACCCTCGACTCGGTATTCTCCGCTCTCGGCGATCCCACGCGGCGCCGAATCGTCGAGCGCTTGGCGCGAGGCCGGCAGACGATCTCCGAAGTGTCCACCGGGTTTGCGATGTCGCAGCCGGCCATCTCCAAGCACGTGAAGATCCTCGAGCAGTCGGGGCTCATCGCGCGAGAGGTGACGGGCCGCGTTCACCACTTACGGCTAACGCCCAAAGCGATGGAAACCGCGTCGTCGTGGATCGAAACGCAACGCAAGTTCTGGAACGCGGCGCTCGATCGGCTCGATGCCTACCTTCAAGAATCTGCTGAAAAGGAAGAGAACCAATGA
- a CDS encoding SRPBCC domain-containing protein, giving the protein MTTFELTKPAPTSLVVRRTFNASVDRVFDAWLSPDVMRAFLVGEAKVLDVTVDPRVGGTYRITWDTPNGVWYVGGVYREIVKNERIACTWTWEEDDPAEVHESLLELDFRSLGPKQTELVLTHTKLRDEESRDGHAKGWSQIVENLANVLE; this is encoded by the coding sequence ATGACGACCTTCGAGTTGACCAAACCGGCCCCGACGTCGCTGGTGGTGCGGCGAACGTTTAACGCATCCGTCGACCGCGTCTTCGACGCCTGGCTCTCGCCCGACGTCATGCGCGCCTTCCTCGTCGGCGAAGCCAAAGTGCTCGACGTTACGGTCGACCCGCGCGTCGGCGGCACGTATCGCATTACGTGGGATACGCCCAACGGCGTGTGGTACGTCGGCGGCGTCTACCGGGAGATCGTCAAGAACGAGCGCATCGCGTGCACCTGGACGTGGGAAGAAGACGATCCCGCCGAGGTACACGAGTCTCTCCTCGAGCTCGATTTTCGATCGCTGGGCCCCAAGCAAACCGAACTCGTGCTTACGCACACCAAACTGCGCGATGAAGAGTCGCGCGACGGTCACGCCAAAGGCTGGTCGCAAATCGTCGAAAATCTCGCAAACGTGCTCGAATAA
- a CDS encoding thioredoxin family protein produces MSTNTVSRHHVATREQWLEQRLQLLKEEKELTRRGDELARRRRELPWVRIDKEYRFETPDGSKTLAELFDGCSQLLVYHFMFGPDWDEACKSCSFWIDNVNGVDVHLRHRDVRALAISHAPLPKLEAYKKRMGWSFPFASSYGSDFNYDFGVSFDPKDLDGGVVYNYVKQKELNEEMPGVSAFVKTDDGSVYHTYSAFGRGLDRINGAYQLLDLTPKGRDEDGLEWPMEWLRRQDQY; encoded by the coding sequence ATGTCCACTAACACCGTATCGCGACATCACGTCGCCACGCGCGAACAATGGCTCGAGCAGCGCCTGCAGCTGCTCAAAGAAGAAAAGGAGCTGACGCGCCGCGGCGACGAGCTCGCCCGCCGGCGTCGCGAACTCCCGTGGGTCCGCATCGACAAAGAGTACCGCTTCGAAACGCCGGACGGCAGCAAGACGCTCGCCGAACTGTTCGACGGATGCTCGCAGCTGCTCGTTTACCACTTCATGTTCGGACCGGATTGGGATGAAGCGTGTAAGAGCTGCTCGTTCTGGATCGACAACGTCAACGGCGTCGACGTTCATCTGCGTCATCGTGACGTGCGCGCACTCGCGATCTCGCACGCACCGCTGCCGAAGCTCGAAGCGTACAAGAAACGCATGGGCTGGAGCTTCCCCTTCGCGTCGTCGTACGGCAGCGACTTCAACTACGACTTCGGCGTCTCGTTCGATCCCAAAGACCTCGACGGCGGCGTCGTCTACAACTACGTGAAGCAAAAAGAGCTCAACGAAGAGATGCCCGGCGTCAGCGCGTTTGTGAAAACCGATGACGGCAGCGTCTATCACACGTATTCGGCGTTCGGACGTGGTTTGGACCGGATCAACGGCGCGTATCAGTTGCTCGACCTTACACCCAAGGGACGTGACGAAGACGGGCTGGAGTGGCCGATGGAGTGGCTGCGCCGCCAGGACCAGTACTAA
- a CDS encoding glycine-rich protein, whose product MKFALTGHASRTFVFGLTPASNPNCSVKSSATTCTLSLQLDAGTYAMNVTTYDAPPSGNTFPGSAKVVATAQNVPAKIRAGKLNTIDVSVDGVPASFSITGVPNATAGTAFVSPQAFTVVAKDAGGATIVGTYGNPVMVSSSDVYKAATIATSGADSPPAGELMSSSDTAKLNYTGLSIVPATITASATGASNATATFTPSLQPINFTGSDTLNASFTGVDLYATNSTGSSEAFTATEAGWTNAPFSRNIKVNGTCAFATVAPTEGTSFTATIKSNPYGYGTNECALTLTGGGQSLQLPMYFTIYNWTNAEQTIVVPANVTHMTITAAGGQGGAGIAGTTSGGNGGAITATVPVTPAETLALYVASLGGEGWMIADHSDQSPVRGYNGGGGTGASVTTGGAGGGASDVREGGTALANRIIVGGGGGGGGSPSSGANGGNGGNIAGAGGTASGGTPGTGGYGADTTPEGGQAGTDYGSCISDPQAGQLGVGGSLLSGCTVGGGAGGGGYYGGGAGGSGGTGGGGGGGGTSWVENTATNVTYSDGSHQNNGVIVLIF is encoded by the coding sequence ATGAAGTTTGCACTCACCGGTCACGCGAGCCGGACTTTCGTCTTCGGTTTGACGCCCGCGTCGAACCCGAACTGCAGCGTGAAAAGCAGCGCGACAACTTGCACACTTTCGCTGCAGCTCGACGCCGGAACCTACGCGATGAACGTCACGACGTACGATGCCCCGCCATCGGGCAATACGTTCCCGGGCAGCGCCAAGGTCGTCGCCACGGCCCAGAACGTACCGGCGAAAATACGGGCCGGTAAACTCAATACCATCGACGTCAGCGTCGACGGCGTGCCCGCGTCGTTTTCCATTACCGGCGTGCCGAACGCAACGGCGGGAACGGCGTTCGTTTCGCCGCAAGCGTTTACCGTCGTCGCGAAGGACGCCGGCGGCGCGACGATCGTCGGAACCTACGGTAACCCCGTGATGGTCAGCTCTTCCGATGTTTACAAGGCGGCGACGATCGCGACGAGCGGCGCCGACAGTCCGCCTGCGGGCGAATTGATGAGCTCGAGCGATACCGCTAAACTGAACTACACGGGGCTTTCCATCGTGCCGGCGACGATTACCGCGAGCGCGACGGGTGCGAGTAACGCAACGGCAACGTTTACGCCCTCGCTGCAGCCGATCAACTTCACGGGCAGCGATACCTTGAACGCCTCGTTCACCGGCGTCGATCTCTATGCAACCAACAGCACAGGATCGAGCGAAGCGTTTACGGCGACCGAAGCCGGCTGGACCAACGCACCGTTCAGCCGGAATATCAAGGTCAACGGAACCTGCGCCTTCGCAACCGTTGCCCCCACCGAAGGTACCTCATTTACCGCGACCATCAAGTCAAATCCGTACGGTTATGGGACCAACGAGTGCGCCCTAACCCTCACCGGCGGCGGCCAAAGTTTGCAGCTGCCGATGTATTTCACCATTTACAATTGGACGAACGCAGAGCAGACGATCGTCGTGCCCGCCAACGTTACGCACATGACCATCACGGCGGCCGGCGGCCAAGGCGGAGCCGGCATCGCCGGAACGACGAGCGGCGGTAACGGCGGTGCGATAACGGCGACCGTTCCGGTAACGCCGGCGGAAACGCTCGCGTTATATGTGGCCAGCCTTGGCGGCGAGGGTTGGATGATCGCAGACCACAGCGATCAATCCCCGGTGCGCGGATATAACGGTGGCGGGGGTACGGGCGCGTCGGTAACGACGGGCGGCGCGGGCGGCGGTGCTTCCGACGTCCGCGAAGGCGGAACCGCACTCGCCAATCGCATCATCGTCGGTGGCGGCGGCGGCGGCGGCGGATCGCCGAGCAGCGGCGCAAACGGCGGCAACGGCGGCAATATTGCCGGCGCCGGCGGTACTGCTTCAGGCGGAACGCCCGGGACCGGCGGTTACGGCGCTGACACAACGCCGGAAGGTGGGCAGGCGGGAACCGATTACGGCAGCTGCATTTCGGACCCGCAAGCCGGGCAGTTGGGCGTCGGCGGAAGCTTGTTGTCAGGCTGCACCGTGGGCGGCGGCGCGGGCGGCGGCGGCTATTACGGCGGCGGTGCCGGCGGCAGCGGAGGCACCGGTGGCGGGGGCGGCGGCGGCGGAACGTCGTGGGTCGAGAACACCGCGACCAACGTCACGTATTCCGACGGCTCGCACCAAAACAACGGAGTTATCGTCCTGATCTTCTAA
- a CDS encoding Dyp-type peroxidase codes for MSFPQTGIFALGDAAHLFLEFSKRPDVPACVLVEAAASFHEPRTTVGGMNLVVGFRPELWREVAPGDTPSDARGFDAPIVGPDGFTMPATQADLWVWLAAASYDIVWDEGRRVMLELAPLASLERQLSGWAYRHSRDLTGFEDGTENPSLMEAPDIAIVPADRTGAGASILLFQKWSHQESWFALSDAQQEAAMGRTKLESIELEGDRAADDSHVSRAKDIVDDVELDIFRRNVPYGDVVDYGTTFVGFSCEQQRLQRMLERMAGTEDGVRDAITRYTTPLTGAYYVIPSIPALTRFAKETS; via the coding sequence ATGAGCTTTCCGCAAACGGGCATTTTCGCGCTGGGCGATGCCGCGCATCTGTTTCTGGAGTTTTCGAAACGACCTGACGTCCCGGCATGCGTGCTGGTGGAAGCGGCTGCCAGCTTCCACGAGCCGCGAACCACGGTAGGCGGCATGAATCTCGTCGTCGGATTCCGGCCGGAACTCTGGCGCGAGGTTGCACCCGGCGACACGCCTTCGGACGCACGCGGATTCGACGCGCCGATCGTGGGACCCGACGGCTTTACGATGCCGGCAACGCAAGCGGATTTGTGGGTGTGGCTCGCAGCCGCGTCGTACGACATCGTGTGGGACGAAGGCCGTCGCGTGATGCTGGAACTCGCCCCGCTCGCGTCGCTCGAGCGACAACTCAGCGGCTGGGCATACCGGCATAGCCGCGATCTTACGGGCTTCGAAGACGGCACCGAAAACCCGTCGCTGATGGAGGCACCAGATATTGCGATCGTTCCGGCCGATCGCACGGGCGCGGGCGCCAGCATTCTGCTCTTTCAAAAGTGGAGCCATCAAGAGTCGTGGTTTGCGCTCTCCGACGCACAGCAAGAGGCCGCGATGGGACGCACCAAACTCGAGAGCATCGAGCTCGAAGGCGATCGCGCGGCGGACGATTCGCACGTTTCGCGAGCGAAGGATATCGTTGACGACGTCGAGCTCGACATCTTCCGGCGCAACGTGCCCTACGGCGACGTCGTCGATTACGGTACCACGTTCGTTGGATTCAGCTGCGAGCAACAGCGGCTGCAGCGGATGCTCGAACGCATGGCCGGCACCGAGGACGGCGTTCGCGACGCGATTACGCGCTACACGACGCCGCTCACCGGTGCCTATTACGTGATTCCGTCGATTCCCGCACTGACGCGGTTCGCAAAGGAGACGAGCTAA
- a CDS encoding FAD-dependent oxidoreductase: MSSTQLPLLAPSEEVFPTLTDAQIERVERHGRRRSVAAGEVLIEPGETSRPFFVILEGEIEAVLPNALDRPVVTVGGHGQFTGEINTLTGRSAIVRIRVSKPGEFIELDRNQMMTLVQTDAEIGEIIMRAFILRRLGFVRAGVGDVVLIGSVHSADTVRIKEFLMRNGHPYNYLDLERDAEVEQLMKTFQVSATEIPVVICRGKTVLRNPSNHELAQCLGFNESIDRKHIRDLVVIGAGPAGLAAAVYGASEGLDVLVIETNAPGGQAGSSSRIENYLGFPTGVSGQELAARAFTQAEKFGAEILTDKALRLHCERQPYRVLLESEEEVRARAIVIAGGAQYRKPSLENLERFENLGVYYGATRIEAQLCADDEVIVVGGGNSAGQAAVYLSGTAKRVYVLVRGAGLAESMSRYLSRRIEETPNIELKTRTEIVALHGSDRLERVVWKNTETGASEERAIEHVFMMTGAAPLTSWLDGCVALDERGFVKTGMDLTAEDLVAAHWPLVRRPFIFETSLPGVFAVGDVRGNSVKRVASAVGEGSVAISFVHQFLAQ, translated from the coding sequence ATGAGCTCGACTCAGCTCCCGCTGCTCGCACCCAGCGAAGAAGTATTTCCCACGCTCACCGACGCGCAGATCGAGCGCGTCGAGCGTCACGGCCGCCGCAGAAGCGTGGCCGCGGGCGAAGTGCTGATCGAACCTGGTGAGACGTCGAGACCGTTTTTCGTGATCCTCGAAGGTGAGATCGAGGCGGTGCTGCCCAACGCGCTGGATCGGCCCGTCGTTACGGTCGGCGGTCACGGCCAGTTCACGGGCGAGATCAACACGCTCACCGGGCGCAGCGCGATCGTGCGAATTCGAGTCTCGAAGCCGGGCGAGTTCATCGAGCTCGATCGCAATCAAATGATGACGCTCGTGCAGACCGATGCCGAGATCGGCGAGATCATCATGCGCGCGTTCATTTTGCGCCGGCTCGGTTTCGTCCGCGCGGGTGTCGGCGACGTCGTGCTGATCGGATCGGTGCATTCCGCCGATACCGTCCGCATCAAAGAGTTCTTGATGCGCAACGGCCACCCGTATAACTATCTCGATCTCGAGCGCGACGCCGAAGTCGAACAGCTCATGAAGACGTTTCAGGTCAGTGCAACCGAGATTCCGGTGGTGATCTGTCGCGGTAAGACGGTCTTGCGAAATCCGTCGAACCACGAGCTAGCGCAATGCTTGGGATTCAACGAGTCGATCGACCGCAAGCATATTCGCGATCTCGTCGTGATCGGCGCGGGCCCGGCAGGTTTGGCCGCGGCGGTCTACGGCGCGTCGGAAGGCCTCGACGTGCTGGTAATCGAGACCAATGCGCCCGGCGGGCAGGCCGGTTCGAGCTCGCGGATCGAAAATTATCTGGGATTTCCGACCGGCGTGTCGGGACAGGAACTCGCAGCGCGCGCCTTCACGCAAGCCGAGAAGTTCGGGGCCGAGATCTTGACCGACAAAGCGCTGCGTCTGCACTGTGAACGCCAGCCATATCGCGTCCTGCTCGAAAGTGAAGAGGAGGTTCGCGCGCGGGCCATCGTGATAGCGGGCGGAGCGCAATATCGCAAACCGTCGCTCGAGAACTTAGAGCGGTTCGAAAATCTTGGCGTGTACTACGGCGCGACCAGGATCGAAGCGCAACTCTGCGCCGACGACGAAGTCATCGTCGTCGGCGGCGGGAACTCTGCCGGTCAGGCAGCAGTCTACCTTTCCGGAACCGCGAAGCGCGTCTACGTGCTCGTCCGCGGAGCAGGACTTGCCGAAAGCATGTCGCGCTATCTCAGCCGCCGTATCGAGGAGACACCGAACATCGAGCTCAAGACGCGCACTGAGATCGTGGCACTGCACGGCAGCGATAGACTCGAACGGGTCGTCTGGAAAAATACCGAAACCGGCGCGAGCGAAGAGCGTGCGATCGAGCACGTCTTCATGATGACCGGTGCGGCACCATTGACGTCGTGGCTCGACGGTTGCGTGGCGCTCGATGAAAGAGGCTTCGTGAAGACCGGTATGGATCTGACGGCCGAAGATCTCGTCGCCGCGCATTGGCCGCTCGTGCGCCGCCCGTTTATTTTCGAAACCAGCCTCCCCGGCGTCTTTGCAGTAGGCGACGTGCGCGGCAATAGCGTCAAGCGCGTTGCGTCGGCGGTGGGCGAAGGCTCGGTCGCGATCTCGTTCGTGCACCAGTTCCTCGCCCAGTAG
- a CDS encoding SDR family NAD(P)-dependent oxidoreductase: MSKTIMVVGFGPGTATAVAEKFGKEGFSVALVGRNENRLAAGVSALKAQGITAFAFPAEAGDPASIRAAVKTARSQVGPITVLHWNAYGGLEIGDLFGGDQAALHRVFDVAVFGLLAAAEEALPDLKQGGNGAIMVSNGALGAISSDLDQAAVTSAMMGLALSSGAKHKLVGLLAQRLKGEGVYVGEVMVYRTIANTPGADGGAVDPAVIAEKHWALYQARGQTRDVVK; encoded by the coding sequence ATGTCCAAAACGATTATGGTCGTGGGCTTCGGTCCGGGCACCGCAACTGCGGTGGCAGAGAAATTTGGTAAGGAGGGATTCTCCGTTGCACTCGTCGGGCGTAACGAGAATCGCCTCGCGGCAGGAGTGTCGGCGCTCAAGGCTCAGGGCATCACCGCGTTTGCGTTTCCCGCCGAGGCCGGCGATCCGGCATCGATTCGCGCGGCCGTGAAAACGGCGCGTTCTCAGGTCGGACCGATTACCGTGTTGCACTGGAACGCGTACGGCGGCCTAGAAATCGGCGACTTGTTCGGGGGCGATCAGGCTGCGTTACATCGCGTGTTCGACGTAGCCGTCTTCGGGCTGCTGGCCGCTGCCGAGGAAGCATTACCCGATCTCAAACAAGGCGGCAACGGTGCGATCATGGTGTCGAACGGTGCATTAGGCGCGATCTCGTCCGACCTGGACCAGGCTGCAGTCACGTCTGCGATGATGGGCCTCGCGTTGTCCAGTGGAGCGAAGCACAAGCTCGTCGGGCTGCTCGCGCAACGTCTCAAGGGCGAAGGCGTTTACGTCGGCGAGGTGATGGTGTATCGCACGATTGCAAACACGCCCGGAGCCGACGGCGGCGCCGTCGATCCTGCGGTCATCGCAGAGAAGCACTGGGCGCTGTACCAAGCGCGCGGCCAGACGCGCGACGTCGTGAAGTAG
- a CDS encoding YceI family protein, producing MSTQAVEKAAFYSLDPGHTSAEFVVRHLMITRVRGRFSGVSGTIELQPGSDVPTSIQASIDTTTIDTREPQRDTHLKSADFFEVEKYPTLEFASTRIEGTPANFTIHGNLTIHGVTREVALNAEFEGHASDPWGGQRVGYRASTTINRKDYGLTWNAALETGGVVVGDEVRIELEVEAVLQK from the coding sequence ATGAGCACCCAAGCAGTCGAAAAGGCCGCCTTTTACAGTCTCGATCCCGGCCACACGTCGGCCGAGTTCGTCGTCCGTCACCTGATGATTACCCGCGTTCGTGGGCGCTTCTCGGGCGTGTCCGGCACGATCGAGCTTCAACCCGGCAGCGACGTCCCGACCAGCATCCAAGCGAGCATCGATACAACGACGATCGACACGCGTGAACCGCAGCGCGACACACATCTGAAGTCGGCGGATTTTTTTGAAGTCGAAAAGTATCCGACGCTTGAGTTCGCCAGTACGCGCATCGAGGGCACGCCTGCGAACTTCACGATTCACGGCAACCTGACGATCCACGGCGTCACGCGCGAAGTGGCCCTGAACGCCGAGTTCGAAGGTCATGCGTCCGATCCGTGGGGCGGACAGCGCGTCGGCTATCGCGCGTCGACGACGATCAACCGCAAAGACTACGGCCTCACGTGGAACGCGGCACTTGAAACCGGCGGCGTCGTGGTCGGCGATGAGGTTCGCATCGAGCTCGAAGTCGAAGCGGTTCTACAAAAGTAG
- a CDS encoding helix-turn-helix domain-containing protein: METALLPRPKFERDCPIRLVIDRIADKWTVLMMSLLSDGKPHRFNELRRNVEGISQKMLTQTLRDLERDGLVTRTLYPQVPPRVEYALTPLGVTLCDPIQRLGEWAIAHVDEIKSAQAKFDAR; this comes from the coding sequence ATGGAAACCGCCCTCCTCCCACGCCCGAAGTTCGAACGGGACTGTCCGATTCGACTGGTCATCGACCGCATCGCCGACAAGTGGACCGTTCTGATGATGAGTCTGCTCTCCGACGGCAAGCCGCACCGGTTTAACGAGCTGCGCCGCAACGTCGAGGGCATCTCGCAGAAGATGCTTACGCAGACGCTGCGCGACTTAGAGCGTGACGGCCTCGTCACACGCACGCTCTATCCTCAAGTTCCGCCTCGGGTCGAGTACGCGCTCACGCCGCTGGGCGTAACGCTCTGCGATCCCATACAGCGGCTCGGCGAGTGGGCGATCGCGCACGTCGACGAGATCAAAAGCGCGCAGGCAAAGTTCGACGCGCGATAG